A genomic window from Larus michahellis chromosome 27, bLarMic1.1, whole genome shotgun sequence includes:
- the LOC141734992 gene encoding scavenger receptor cysteine-rich type 1 protein M130-like, producing the protein MDDVECHGTESALSDCRHNGWGQSYCGHGEDAGVTCSGSRQVRLVNGPGRCAGRVEIYYQGSWGSVCDDGWDLSDAAVVCRQLGCGGALEAVGSARFGEGSAQIWLESVNCSGAEAALWDCPAGSWGQHGCGHKEDAGVVCSEFMALRLENGTNCSGRLQVFYNGTWGSVCSNSMTPETVSLACKELGCGDRGSLETQRPHGRLSGTAWLDRVECGERNSSFWQCPSAPWHPQSCDDLRDETHITCKDREKIRAVGGEKGCSGRVEVWHRGSWGTVCDDSWDMRDAEVACRQLGCGPAVSALAEAAFGEGSGPIRLEQVECRGTEPSLQDCWARPGDSGACRHKEDAAVNCSDPTQGRLTVSRRVSLPIIMCIILKAVLCLFLALLAGQRAQEPFPEAMYEEIGSSPAWQKQARFSGSGQGQPPCVPHLGAAEQEEKYNKVRDMPSLG; encoded by the exons ATGGATGATGTTGAGTGTCACGGCACAGAGTCGGCCCTGTCTGACTGTAGACACAATGGATGGGGTCAAAGCTACTGTGGTCAtggtgaggatgctggggtgACATGCTCAG ggagccgtcaggtgcggctggtgaacgggcctgggcgctgcgctgggagagtggagatctactaccagggcagctgggggagcgtctgcgatgacggctgggacctgtctgatgctgccgtcgtttgccgccagctgggctgcggaggggcgctggaggcggttggctccgctcgcttcggggaaggctccgctcagatctggctggagagcgtgaactgctccggggccgaagctgctctctgggactgcccggcagggtcctgggggcagcacggctgcgggcacaaagaggacgcaggagtcgtctgctcag agttcatggccctgaggctggagaacggcaccaactgctctgggcgcctgcaggttttctacaatgggacgtgggggagcgtttgctccaactccatgactcctgaaactgtgtcgctggcatgcaaggagctgggctgcggggacagagggtccctggaaacacaacggccccacggcaggctgtctggcacggcctggctggatcgtgtggagtgtggggagagaaacagctccttctggcagtgtccctccgctccctggcacccgcagtcatgcgacgacctgcgagatgagacccacatcacctgcaagg acagggagaagattcgtgccgtgggaggggagaaggggtgctctggccgagtggaggtgtggcaccgcggctcctgggggacggtgtgtgacgactcttgggacatgcgggatgccgaggtggcatgcaggcagctgggctgtggccctgcggtgtctgccctggccgaggctgcatttggggaggggagcggccccatccggctggagcaggtggagtgccgggggacagagccatctctgcaggactgctgggcccggcctggggacagcggtgcctgccGCCATAAGGAGGACGCGGCCGTGAACTGCTcag atcccacGCAGGGCCGTCTGACCGTCAGCAGGAGAGTCTCATTGCCCATCATCATGTGCATCATCCTGAAAGCCGTTCTCTGCCTGTtcctggccctcctggccgggcaa agagctcaggagcccttcccCGAGGCCATGTACGAGGAGATCggttccagcccagcatggcagaagcaggcaaggttcagcGGCTCAG ggcaagggcaaccccCCTGCGTGCCACATCTGGGCGCAGCGGAACAGGAGGAGAAGTACAACAAGGTGAGGgacatgccctccctggggtga